TCCTGTAATGCACCCACTGAATTACTGTTGCTAGCAGATCCCCTGGTCCCAAGCTGCCACAGTTGTTGGGACACTGCAGAACGTACAGTTATGGCCTAACCCAAAGCAAATTACCTCTAAGCTCCAATCAAACTAGACACGTTGGCTatcctccagaaaaaaagaaaaaaaaccaccaacaaaaaaaccctacccaaaCCACCAAGCCTACTTTTGTTCACCAAAACAGTACGTGGGGCTGTACTACTGCAGTAGGATTCTGGATCTTTTGATTTGCTTAAAAGCAGTAGCTGCttgaacagatttttaaatctaTTTCAAGAGTCCAGAAACACAGCTCGTAGAGTGGGTGCTCTAGCATGCAGTAACTGTGCTCAAATTAAGAGACCTTTCCATATGTAAATCCTTTCCAAGCAGAAGTAGGTCATAGATCTCTTCAGCCCTAAAAAGCATTTCAGTCAGCCATGCAGAACAGAAATTAGGCTTATCAACTATGCTTGCTTCAGTTAACCTGTAGAGCTGATGCACCCCTCCACATCAGCCTCGGGAACTCCCAGCTGCAATGCACAAACAGGAAAGCAGCACCCGCTACTGTAAATGGAACCGTGGTTTCCTCCTTAGTGTTCTTAACAGCAGAGAGTCCATCCCTATTCCAAGAACACCACCAAGGAAGATTTAAACACCAAACTGATACAAAGCACCCAGTCCCTGTGCAGCACAGCAGGGCAAGAGCTAAGGGAACTTCCAGTTCCAGCACACAGGCTCTGTCTGCTCCTTTTAATTTGCAGTTGTGCTGAACTCCCACAACAAAGTGAAGTGGCCTGGCAGGTAcaaaagacactggcaacaagcTGAGCCCTTGCTCTCACACCACCAACACAGCATCAAGTGGTACAGGTGCAAACGAAGGCCAAACCTTACAGAGCAATGTCCTTTTTCTGTGCTAATGACACTAAGGGACAAGTAATAACCATTGGCCTTATGGTCTGGGAAAGAGTGGTTCATATGTAAAGATTACTAAAATGAAGAACTCATTTATTCCAAAAAAGGAGTGCTAGAACACCACTCAGGCTAGTGCCATGCCTCAAACACCCGTGCTAAGCTTAATGTTTGTATAAGCAGTTCTGTCCATCTCACCATGTTTTCGGTAACAATCATGCAATGGAAGAAGCTCAACAAGTGAAGGGAAACTATATAGCCATGTACAGGCTATGACATTTAAGTAGTTTCTCCtcaccatctcagaaacacctgACGCAAGCTTCCCTTCACCAGACACTTCATTTAGATGCAAGAGATTTAACGGGCCTCTGTCAACTTCATTTTGCTGCCTCCACATTAATCCCTGCCCCATTCGCACTTGCCAAGTTCACATGACAAATCCTCAAGCAATAGCCTGGTAAAACTCCCATAATTCAGGTGAGACATTGACTGTATTTCAATTCTTGATATTAGCATATCCAAAGGAGCCACAGAAGTAGGCGAGAGCAGGTAGTAACCAAAATTCTTGTCTTATACAAGAGGCCTTTTTGTATTTAGAAACAGCTCCACTGAACAAACTAATGAGGTTTGAACAGTCACAAACTCTGCTTTGTAAACATTAGTTTTGTGAGATAAAACTTCAAAGCATAGCCTACCAAAAAGCCACTGAACTGATATAGAGGGCCCGAACCCAAAAGCTACTGTGAACTGCTTCCACTTGCTTCTGAAGGGTGCTTTGCTCAAGTAACTTAGAAGAACATTCTGAGATTGAACTAGAAGCGCGATGGAGGAGGAGCGGGACAACTTCAAATTTCATCTTTTCCCTCGAAAGTCATCATGTTGAAGGGGAGAGACACCTTTCAAAAATGCCAAACGATTTAAGAACAAACTCTCCTACACTCCCCTGAGACTCTCATGCTCTGAAGCCTGTTGTTCCCCTTCATCATCTCCCTCCCCCACCTTACACAATGCAGATGGCTATCAATTCAATCTGACAGCACAGCAAAAGCATAATATTTGTTAGCTGGGCAGAATAGACCACATTTACTGAAATTACTATTATACAACTATGTTCTACCAAGAAAGCACAGTATTTTTTAACTCTGGGATGACTGTCACGAAGAACAAATGAGTAGCCTGTGTGTCTTTATGCATCCCAAACAAAACTAAGTGATTAAACCAAGCAGGTTGTTCCTTGTAATACAAAGAACCAAAGTTAAGTATCACACCACTGCTGACACTTAAGAAGTATCGTACACAGCCACTCAGGCCAACATCTTGAGGCTTCTTTTAAGAGAAaccagaatgaagaaaaacaaaacgaCTTAGTAGTTTTTGCGTTAGTGATTTGCTTTGCTAACCAAGGTAACTATGGCCTTATTCTCACTATTGTGAGATCACATCCAAAATgacaaataaagaagaaaacaatgggATTGCACTTAGGAAGCAAAATCCAACTTTATGAAACTTCAATGGTCAAAAGACCCTACAAAACCCATCTCAAGCTTCATGTGGACACTTAGTATTATGTGTTGCAGGCCATTCAAAGAGACACTTAAATTTAGCTGGGAAATTTTAAGTACTATTAGCAGGTATGGTGGTTACTAAATACTCCAGAAAGTCTTAGCATTATGTAGAGCGGCATTTTCAAtgtatttctttgtaatttaagACATTTATTAATGTGAATCTGCAGATTTCAGGTGATGTTTTTCTAGGGTGCTCCAGTTTAACCTGTAGGACCTTATGACCAAAGAACTAAAAATATCCATGTACCAATACAACAGTATGCTAGTAATTTGATTATTTCTGACAATTACTTTCCAGAACAACCATAGTGCCTGCATACGTTAAGAACACCTTTGCCACTAATCTTCGTTAGTCTTAATACCATTTTATAGTCTGTACATTTTCAGTGTTTGCAATGGGCGATACTGTCAAGATGTAGGACATTACTAAAATTCAGTTCATAGGATTCGCATAAATAAAGCCAGACATCTTTCACCTAATTTATTTAAGTTccaatttttttccaattccaAACAAAAGCTAAATACAAGTTTTAAACAGGTAAGCACTAGTTTTATCCAAAGGGAGCAGGCTTATGCAGTTTTACTCCAGCAAAATACTCAACCCTTAAGCAGAGCCTTCTTTGTCATCAAAACTATACagtagtcttccttttatcattgCACAATCTTAAAATGCTCTGTCAGAACCAACTTTTGACACTCCAAACACTATTTTACATTGTTTTATAATGTctattccaaaagaaaaaaaaaaacctcaatggGTTTTCCGTAAGAAATGTTTTAGAAACCAGTATTTCCTGCACAGTTCTCCTGCAAGTTTACAAGTCTCAACtctcaagaaaaaataatcctctaCCAACATTGTTTCTGCAGCtattatttaactttattttttagcTGCTTTAGCGACTTCAGACTCCAGGTCTGCCTCATCTGTATAAATGCATCCAACTCAAAAGAATACTTTCATACAGTTATACAGCAACTTGGGGAAAGAGATCCAAAACGAAAGTGCCAGTAAACTTAGACATGGCCCAGCAAAATAAAAGAGGCAAAAAATGCCTACACATTAaatgagatgcttttttttttttaaagaaagatttctttcccaCATTTACCTCCTATTGTAATAGCCACTTATCTGTTCATTAAAATGAATGATAGTGCTCTTTGATACAATCATTAACAGCAAAGCTATAAGGCTTTTATACCCGTTACATTCACTTCTCACCCTCCAAATACTGATGGTTAACATTATAGATGTTAGGGGGCATGACCAGCACAAATGGGAACACCACCACAAATGATCACCTTGTGCCTTCGGATACATTTGTTTCAGTGTACAGTCCCTTCATTTCACATTTTAGGAAGATGCTGATGCAGTGCAAAAGCGTGCAGAGCATCCTCTCTTTCACAAGGTCCATGCagaaaacatctaaaaaaaattgtaaagttCTGAGatacaaatgataaaaaaaatccaggatgATCAAGTTTCACAATGTATAGTGTTCTGAACATGAGTccattttcttctaaattctGAAAGAATAAAGTGGTGAGGAAAGTGAAAAATCCACTGCTGCATTCTGTGATCTTCCCCATTCTGCTGGCCAGTACCTTACTCTGGCATGTAAGGACGGAGGTGATCCTCTATGGTACCAACCGTCCAGTGAGTGAGCTGCTCCTGCGGCAGGTACAGGCAGATGCTGCATAACTTGAAGattgtggctttgttttttggAGTCTAGaggcaaagaaaacccaaagaaaagcTGTTAAACATGAAAGTTAACTCAAGACTAATAGGCAGACCTCCAGCAGATCCACCCCAATCATTAGCTTGCTGCTGCTTGTGGAGAAACAACACACACATTTAAAAGCCACTGTTTCATCTGTATAAACAGCCTGAACTCAAATTTAGCCCGCAACCTCTAGTGcctaaatattttccttattctgCTCATTCTTAACTTGAATCATTTCTGTAATATCACCTACATTAAGccactgttttaatttttccaaaacattattttgtaacTTACTTGATTTTTAATACAAGAACATTAAATTAATTCTATATGAACGCGTCTGTGGCCCATAGCTGGTCTTTGCATGTGAGAATCCCATTTATAGCATAAGTTTCCTCTGAAACTGCTGAAATGCAAGCATGGATGCATGATCAATTTTTCTATTAGAGTATTTTGCAATAAAATCACGATGTTcctaagaaaaagcattttatgatTAAAACACACTTCTAAAAAGAGGGATGAAATAAGTTTACCTGCAAGTGCTGTCTGTCAATGAAGAGAAACACTGACTGGTTAGGGTTGTTGACAACAATTCCAGTCTTGTCCTTTCGGCTCAGAACATGCAGAAACTGTTTTTCATAGTCACCGTGATGAAATTCAAACTTGGCCTGCGTTGTGTGAGGGAggggaataaaaatatttgtgaagcTAAAGCTCACATTTAACCAATTAACTTCCTTCAATCTGGGGCTTTACAACCACTTTTGTTTCACACTGACATTAGACATTGCAGTGATGTATTAATAATTCAAAGGTACAACTTAACTGCATATATTAAACCAGATTTAGCTTGTTCTGCCAGAACATCCCTGTGCATTAACAATACACCACATTTCTTCCAATAACTGCCTATGACTGCAGAACCAGCACAGGAAATACATGTAACTTCAAAAATCTGAATGTAAACAGCTGAAGCTGGCTACTGAAAAAATAGTctaaaatgtttgaaatttatCTCAAGTAAAATTATAATGCAAAAATTCCATCCATCTCAGACCCTCTTTCATctaagaaaaatacagcagcttGGGATACTCACAGAATCTTAATGACAATCATATTTAGACAAAGATTCGACTGTACTAAGAGCCACATCTAATTCACTTCATACCAACGTCCTTCAGATGCTTAAATTTGGAAGCACTGATGTAACAGTGCATAAAGACAGGAAGCAGAATTTGGCACTCAAAACACTGACAGTATCAGTTTATTGGTTAAGAAGAGAAGAGTATTTATCCTCCCATCCAGGTGTAAGTTACTTAttgacattaaaaaacaaaaccaaatacctGAACAGGCCTAAAGGGTTCATCAGATCCCTTCCACCGAGAAAACAGGAGACAGACTATCTTCTCAATATCATTACGAGGCCAAAGAATGAAGTCCATCTCCTGGGTACAGCCGATCACATCCTGTAAGTAGTAAAGTTCTGTACTTACATTCCTTCCAGTAGTCAAAGATAGAGATAAGCAGCTTATCTATACAGGCATGTAATTTAAAGGTGGTACTTATTACAATGTTGGTATAATCTTCCTTTTGTATTACTCATAGCACAGCTAAAGTCCTCCTTGCCTTCCATTGAGTTTTAATATCAGTATCCAGTTCCGATAAATTCCAGCTTTACGAAAACATTAGCAGAGACTATTTTCCAATATTCATAAAGCAAACCCACCCAGTCTTACAGCAAGTGTTGTTGCAAGAATTAACACATGCCTACTAAAAGACAAGGACGGCAAGAAGATGTAATTCCCAAGACATATTTGAACAAGACAGATTAAAGGTAAAGCTTGAGCACTGCACATTTAAACACAATTTCAGAATACATATGCTGTTACCCTTTAAACCAGACCCCATAAACACATGCCCTCAGAACCCTCATGCAACAGAAGagttaagaaaataaagacagcagGATTAGCCTTAACACTCACaaagaaaagtataaaaagtAACTTTACCCTGCGCATAGACTGGTAGCGGGGTGCATGAAGCTGTACTACATCCTTCTGCAGAAGCTCTAAGGAACTTTCCAAAGAATAGCTGGAATCCCGCACACCTTTCAGGATATTTTCTTCATAATTATTGGTCATGACTGGTATCACTTCAGACACTTCAAAAAGCGCTgactttttcttctaaaaaaaacccacagattacATTAAGATTACAATCCTTTCTAGTTAATTATaaagaacaatttatttcagAATCTATGATTTTGTTAGCATTCATGTAAAAAGCGCACATCACAAGCTACAACTTGACAGAAACCACACAAATTGACATGcaaaattttataaattaaatataatcaGTCCAACAACTTTTTATAAGAAGTTGAACGTGTTTTTGTTTGTAGTCTCCAAAGATACAGATTTACGTGCTAATCTTGCAAAGTCTTGATCTATTTAAAAACTACATGACAGACAAAGCATGTTTTATCAAATAACCCTCCACACCCCCAGCCAGAACATACACAACAAGAAACTATTTGCTGACCAAGCTAAACTACTTTAAGCAAGGTAGTACTGAATGGACATCTTCACTGTCATAGAAGCAAGTTTTATAGGACTTAAAACAGGCATTTGCAATGAATTTCTACAAAGCAACCAGAAAGTAGCATGACTGCTCCAACTAAAACCATTGAAGTCATGTCACCTAAGAAAATCTAATTGATATCACTCcttaaaaattcatatttctcTTTATTACTATGAGACAGTACCAAGAAATTACATCCCACTACATCCATCTCTGTTTGCACTAGAACTGATGAACAAAGGCAAATTGAACTTAGGAATTTCAAGGAAACTTTTCAATGAAAAAATGTTCAAAGAACAGTCTTCATTAAAAACCAGAACTATTACAGCGAATGCAAAACTACACATCTGAGGGGATTAAACAATTTCAGTGTTCATTTCCTGCATTATGTACTCTGTTGCCATTATGCTTCCATCTTCACTTCCTCATCATTTGTTCAGCACATTCACTTACTGTAAGCACCTATCTTCCCTTGCCTTCTGCAGGCAGAAACTCTCCTACAATTCGAGGTCCACAGTCAGCTCTAGAAATACCACCAGGCTCCCCACCCTGGCCCAGATGCACAGCATCCAGCAGCAGTAAACAAGCTAATGAagatttcctccttcccctttctgctCCCTTTCAAAATGGTAGCAGCAGTTTCACATATGCCTGCACATTTCAATATTGCATTTTGTGACTCCTCCCTTCAACTGCCAGGTTTTCCCTTCCGCTTCAACCAGATAAACACAGTAGCTCTAGCAATCACTCCAGCCAAGTCTCCCTTTTCAACTCAACTGTTCATAGGCAACAATTATGTAACTCAGACCTCAATGAGGCTTACTGAATTCCAGTATtaccttctaaaaatatttacccAATATATGTTACCAAGTAATCATTTTATGAGGCACTGGCACCCTCCGCATTACAAAACTACAAGCATATGAAAAGCAAAACTGACAAACATTAACTCCATAAATATTATCACagttagcaattaaaaaaacgTTAGAAAGTCAATTGAATCTATTAAAGATACACCGTAACATAATCAGGCAGCAAGATTTTGCACAGCACAGTTAACATGCATTGCGACAGACAACACAGTAAGAGAGAAACATTAAAACTAAGTTACCTTGTCTTTGAACACAAAGGCAATGTACATCTTGAAGTCAAACTGGTCAGCtaaagattcttttttctttctaagctgAGCACGAAGTCTGTTCAGAGCTTGTTTTTTCCGGGAGTTTGGGTCCCCCATTTTGTAATACAGGTGGTACTAAAGCCTTTGGAAACTGTCGCTAAACTATGGGCACCTTTTCATAAGACTCAAGTACAACAGAAACAAGTCGTTTTATTCCTGCTAATACGACTGAATAGATAAAACGCGAATGTAACCCAAAACCGCACCTCAGCCAGTATTTTACGAGAATGTCGTATTGGATGGGTCAAGGAACAAAGTAAGTAGGTGTCCAGCCATGGCTAGACAAGAGATTTTACgataaaccaagaaaaaaaaccctaagaattttgaagagaaaaatttgaACAGTTTAGCCGCAGGAATAAGTgggtaagaatgaaaaaaaaaaaccaaacaaatcttaTCACAATTTATGTGTACAATAAAAAGCAACTGGCACAAGCCCAATCCATGGGGGGGTTATTTTTGctctgcttacaaaaaaaaaaaaagctgaaattacaAATTGCGTTTTACCCCAGCCAGATTCATGACTCTACTGAATATTATTCTCAGCTTTCCACTATTGCTATGTTgcccgtcttttttttttctttagaattattaCACTTGGTGGAGAGCAGAGAAAAGGGTGCAAAGGAGGAGTGCACATCCTGGGAGATAGGTGATTTCTCTGCCAACAACAAAATCAACTACAGACAACACAGTGCTGGTTTGCAGGggagcaaagagaaaaaacagcgGAGTCATTTCCAACTTCATCCTGCTCATCATCAGGCACATCATTGCCCTGAGGCTACTGCTGCCAAAGAGAAGAGGGATCATGATGGCCATAGACGAGGGGTGGTCAGGGGTTCAAGGGACAGTATTATCTCACCTAGAGACTAAACACCCAAACCAGTGCCCCAAACCCGGGCTCCTTACCGGTGGGAGAGCCCTACATCCCCCAACACCTCACACGCTCCCTGGGCTGCTGATCCCCCGGGGAAtccttctctctctgctgctgctgtgctccacAGCGAGCAGGGCTAGCCCAGGCTGTGCATGGCCAATGCTTTTTGCTTCTCCTTAGGCCTCTCTCTATAGGAGATGGCAGAGGCTGCAGCGGGTGGCCTGGGCCCAGGGCAGCGGGACAGACACCCGCAGTCGCACGGCCTCTCCCCTCTCACTTCATGGTCACGGCTCGGAAAACATGGAGAGCTTTGCTCCTGCTATTCTCCCAAAATGGgttttctgtgtcaaaatttttttgtgagatttttctAAATTGCAAGTCTAGGTTGCAATTTTAAATCTCTAAaacaccctccccccaaaagcaaatCCCCAATTATCAggttattttcttcctctctccagacatTTTTCCCCCCCCAGGTGTTTGATTAGTCGGGGTTAAAAGTTTTTCAGGTTAGCAAATTTGTCAGACCAGGTTAAGAAGATGGGAAAAAGTATTCCCCCTTCCTCtcctgacaaaaaagaaaaaaaaaaaaaaaggaaaacaaaatcagaaaaaaggaaCCCCTCCTGAAACTTTCCCCCCCAACTGAAGCAAGAGACTGAGAGACTCAGACAAGAGGCCGAGACCGTGGCTCACTCGCTACCCGCAGCCGGCGGGTGCAGGAGGAGCAGTGGAGGCGGCGGCGCTGCTAGCAGCACGGAGAGGAGCCATGTCAAGATAAAGCCACGAAGCCGTGgagcccccccatccctgccgcAGTGGACACGATGACCGGGCCGCCCGCTCTGCCGCTGCTCGGCCCCAACCTGGTCCCCATAGTCTAGCTCAGCGCCCCGGTGCCGGGGAGTGGGGAAATGGTGgcggagagaggaagaggaggaggagaaggaggaagaggcgacggcggcagcggaaggaggaggaggagacggcgGCGGGTCCCTGTGCTAGTGGCTCCTACGGAGGACGGCGGGCATAGAGATCCCGGAGCGGCGGCGGAGGACGGGGACGGCCGGAAGGAGGATGAAAGGGCTGAGGAGAGCCTCTCTTCGCCCAGGCGGTCCCGGGACGTCCTCGAAGGCGACGGCCGGAGGGAGCGTGAGCGCCTCGGTCTGCGCCTGTGCCCCGGCAGGGAGGGAGCGCGGAGAGGAGCTGCACGGCCCGCACCGACCTCGCAAAATGGCAGCGCCTGAGTCACACAGGCACCGCCCTGCCCGCACTGCGCAAGCGCGCTGGGACGGCGCGTACCAAGCTCTCgggccgccggggagaggggggtgtgtggaaatATAATCTTAGGTTCTAGGCAGGACGGCTCAGCGGTAGCTCCTCCAGACACGGACGCTTCCTTTAGTCAGCGCATCGAGGAGAGAAGATCTGCGGCGGAGCTTCTCCGAGCCACCGCCGCGCCGGGAAGCCAGGTCGcacttctccttccccccccgccctcgcctgggctgCCACGGCCCGTGTCACCGCCCTCACGCCCCCGCGTGATGCCGAGTGGGGTGCAGCCCGCGGGACAAGGACCCGGATGGAGTTGCTCAACGCAGTTTCAGGCTGGGGGGCAGGGCAAGAAGGcgaagggggtggggaggaacgTGGTcctgaccccccctccccgcctgaGGTGGTatctgcccgccccccccccttaacAGTCGcgataaataacattttttaagtcTTGTAGTGGCGCGTGTTGTTTAATTTCGTCCTTTGAAGGGTTTGTTTTCAGCCCATCGTACATGtgtgaattaaaatttaaaacaaaaaaaagaaaacacaaaaatccaaCATTTACCAAAAGGTGGCATGGCGATGGTGTGTCTCCAGCAGGGATCTTGCCACAGAAGCCAGTGCCCCGCCAGTGTGTGACAGCGCGTGTCCCTCCCTGGTGCTGGTGACACTTCCTGAGGGGGCTGGCTGGTTCTTACAACAAAGTAATTGCCATTCCAGAGACACAAACCCCGTCCTTGGGAGAAAAGTAAGCAGTTTTGCCTCTGAACCACAAGGAAAGGCTTTTGCCTCTTGCCTTCCTGTCTTACCTGGGTTCTGTATACTAGGAGACCAGAAGACAGCAGGAAGAGCAGCCATCTTCAGCATTCGGTGGCCCATCCCTCGTCTGTCCCCTCAGGCGTGCCAGGGAAAGCCTCCCCATCCAGAACTACCCAGGCTGGAGGTGCTTCCGAAGCACCCGGCAGCGCAGGTTCGCCCTGTGCCGCACCAGAGACTGCTGAGGGGAGGGTGACATATTTGGACGCAGGCTGCCGGGGTGGGTGAGGGCATCTGGCCCAGCTTCCCTTTGGAGGCTGGCCCCTGTGACTCACCAGAATGGCAATGATATTtaaaagaggctgagggaactgggcatgtttagtttggagaagaggaggctgaggggggacctcattgccctctacaactacctgaaaggaggttgtagaggggtgggtgttggcctcttctcccaagtgaataacgacaggaccagtggaaatggtgtgaagttgcggcaggggaggtttagattagatattaggaagaattactttactgagagagtggtcaggcactggaacagcctgcccagggaggtggtggagtcgccatccctggaggtatttaagaaacgtgtagacatggcacttcagggcatgctctagcgtccaagattgttgttttgtgtgtttgtggttgttctttttgtttgttttttttgttttgtttttttgtggttggactcgatgatctcaaaggtcccttccaaccataaagattctgtgattctgtgaaaagattaGAAGGAGAAGATAAGTGCAGGCACCATCTATCTCATTGGATTGTTTCAAAGCCCACGCAGCATGGCAATGGTGCTCTCCGATAAACTCCAGTAGATTTCAGAGTGTTTTTCCCCTggtcttcacagaatcatagaatggttagagttggaagggaccttaaaggtcatgtagttccaacccccctgccatgggcagggacacctcccactagagcaggttactcaaagccccatttgacctggcctttaacacttccagggatggggcatccacaacttctctgggcaacctgttcctgtgtctcaccaccctcatagtgaagaaatTTGGCTTTTCCTCTGCTGGTTCCCCTTGTTCTCTCCTGACCTTCATATTAGTTATTTCCCTCTGGCACACCTTTCCTTTACACACTTTCCCTGGACACCGTGTCAACTTTCTTCCTGCCTGTCTTGTCACAGGCAGCTGCCATGTCGCAGCCCTTAGACCTCATTGTCTGTACCCAGCGTTAGTCAGGCAATGCTAATACTTCATCTTGCCTTCCCTGTCACAGGCACTACCCAGAATACCTGTTTGAAGAGGAACAGAGCAGAAACAGATCATTTTTACTCACTCACAGACTGCTGTTCGCTTGCTATGGCAGTCCCTCTTGAAAATAACCCTGTATTTGGAGGCAAAAAGCAAGGCTTCCGAGCAGGAGTATTACATTAGCTCTGGGACTGTTTCAAAATGCCAACATTTTTTAACTGCAGTATCAGCCTGGCCTTAACAAGAGCTGTGTTTAGACACCCGCTTTTTCCAGTGGAAGCGGTTTTGTTTGCCGTGCTGCCCTGTACGGCATTTTGTGCCACAGTCTGAAACTCCCTCCCGTGCCCGCTGCTATTTTAAGCCATGACTCACACTTGGCCTGTGACCCTCTTTGTGCCGGCACAGCCCATGGGAAGGTGTCCTGGCGCAGCAGTGCTGCTTGATGCGGGGATTGCCCCGGCACAGAAGGCCTCGGAGGGAACTGGCGCCTTGCCTGCCTgcggaggagaagaaaggaaggagttTTCTTCCAGCCCAGTAACTCCAGCTGCCCTCCCGAGTGCAGGGACGCAGCCACGGCTGCTGCCCTTCGTCACGAGGCATCGGGCAGCTGCCCAGCCCCTGGTTGAGGAACGCATCCAGAAAACGTCATCAAATGTAGTGCTGGCACaagaacagttttatttctaGAGGACATTTTGGAAGAGCTATGAggagagaaat
The nucleotide sequence above comes from Numenius arquata chromosome 4, bNumArq3.hap1.1, whole genome shotgun sequence. Encoded proteins:
- the C4H6orf62 gene encoding uncharacterized protein C6orf62 homolog, whose product is MGDPNSRKKQALNRLRAQLRKKKESLADQFDFKMYIAFVFKDKKKKSALFEVSEVIPVMTNNYEENILKGVRDSSYSLESSLELLQKDVVQLHAPRYQSMRRDVIGCTQEMDFILWPRNDIEKIVCLLFSRWKGSDEPFRPVQAKFEFHHGDYEKQFLHVLSRKDKTGIVVNNPNQSVFLFIDRQHLQTPKNKATIFKLCSICLYLPQEQLTHWTVGTIEDHLRPYMPE